A single region of the Photobacterium sanguinicancri genome encodes:
- a CDS encoding ExbD/TolR family protein codes for MRLSRPSSAREEAQIDMTSMLDIVFIMLIFFIVTSSFVRESGVEVNRPQASNVVSKKDAGIFVAITSANDIYIDKRVIDVERVQATLEHLLLEQPEASLVIQADEHAYNGTVVKVMDAAKGAGVKSIALAAEKS; via the coding sequence ATGAGACTTAGTCGTCCATCTTCCGCACGTGAAGAAGCACAAATCGATATGACTTCCATGTTGGATATTGTATTCATCATGTTGATTTTCTTTATTGTTACTAGCTCTTTTGTGCGCGAATCAGGTGTCGAAGTGAATCGCCCACAGGCAAGTAATGTTGTGAGCAAAAAAGATGCGGGCATTTTTGTTGCTATCACTTCAGCTAACGATATTTACATTGATAAGCGTGTTATCGATGTAGAGCGTGTGCAAGCCACGTTAGAGCACTTGCTGCTCGAACAACCAGAAGCCTCATTAGTGATTCAAGCGGACGAACATGCTTATAACGGCACAGTCGTTAAAGTGATGGATGCGGCAAAAGGTGCGGGTGTTAAGAGTATTGCATTGGCTGCGGAGAAGAGCTAA
- a CDS encoding TonB-dependent siderophore receptor, whose translation MFSKTQLALLIGAVLTVPAAYAETTQVDEHMVVTGRDHGYKADTNTTAMKIEATQLETPGQVTVIDEQIIDEQRASTLGDVLANDASIAAGGDSRNRERFSLRGFDLEVLRDGRKHWSHYKQPIELLERVEILKGPSGLLYGTSAPGGMVNMVSKKPTYETQVNVSQDIGSNNHSRTVADISGALNEDKTLRARAVLSKMTEDSWRKYGDGSTHSTERFVGGLFVDYDFNDDVTLSVHYDNTHDKGSVDSGAFVVDGKVVNGREHIWDAQWSTIENRSENIGFDVNAQITDAWAVTTGFNYQDFNRQDIESFPSLSAVNPDGTGSVTHGGSDRKDHWVHQTGYVDFVGNFDALGVSHQMLVGANWLGYSYDRDQMSFNKVSTDPSEPVPTPTPKPSTGKKPNPSQSHSHSDSYGVYVQDMITFNDQWQALAGARFDETRSSGRKDNALSPKLAVIYHPAENGSLYLTYSESFEHQGEVSGSEYVNDGQQLDPRRGKLYEFGTKWNLLDDSLYLTGALFDITEEGRTFVEELSNGMKDMTQAGEQNHRGVEVSAQGFITEKLSLSASAMYLNAEYVKYQSRGTDYSGNRPADVPEYSASVWSRYSFVTGTDMNLGVIYVGERFGDAANTFQKDSYTRVDLGVAHTYKYDEKLDIIGRLNVENVFDTEYFGGGGSKDGEGYKNVVVGEGRNFMASIQFRY comes from the coding sequence ATGTTTTCTAAAACTCAGCTGGCTTTACTTATTGGTGCAGTACTCACTGTTCCTGCTGCTTATGCAGAAACAACGCAAGTGGATGAGCACATGGTTGTTACTGGCCGTGATCACGGCTACAAAGCAGATACCAATACGACCGCAATGAAAATTGAGGCGACTCAGCTTGAAACCCCAGGACAAGTTACCGTTATTGATGAGCAAATCATCGATGAGCAACGTGCAAGTACGCTAGGTGACGTTCTAGCAAATGATGCAAGTATTGCAGCTGGTGGTGATAGTCGTAACCGTGAGCGCTTTTCGCTACGTGGTTTTGACTTGGAAGTATTGCGTGATGGTCGTAAGCACTGGTCTCACTATAAGCAGCCAATTGAACTTTTAGAGCGTGTAGAAATCCTAAAAGGCCCATCAGGTTTGCTATATGGCACTTCGGCACCAGGCGGCATGGTGAATATGGTTTCTAAGAAACCAACTTACGAAACACAAGTTAACGTAAGCCAAGATATTGGCTCAAATAATCATTCTCGTACAGTTGCGGATATTAGCGGTGCATTGAATGAAGATAAGACATTACGTGCGCGTGCTGTATTGTCGAAAATGACCGAAGATTCATGGCGTAAATATGGTGATGGCAGCACTCACTCAACAGAACGTTTTGTTGGTGGGCTATTTGTTGATTATGACTTTAACGATGATGTCACTTTGTCTGTTCATTATGATAATACGCACGACAAAGGCAGTGTAGATTCTGGTGCATTCGTTGTTGATGGTAAAGTTGTAAATGGCCGCGAACATATTTGGGATGCACAATGGTCAACTATAGAGAACCGTTCTGAAAACATTGGATTTGATGTTAATGCTCAGATTACTGATGCTTGGGCGGTTACAACAGGCTTTAATTATCAAGATTTCAATCGTCAAGATATCGAGAGTTTCCCTAGCCTATCTGCAGTTAACCCAGACGGAACGGGTTCAGTCACTCATGGTGGTTCAGACCGTAAAGATCATTGGGTACATCAAACAGGTTATGTTGATTTTGTTGGTAACTTTGACGCTCTAGGTGTATCTCACCAAATGTTGGTTGGTGCAAACTGGTTAGGCTATAGCTACGATAGAGATCAAATGAGCTTTAATAAGGTTTCGACAGATCCAAGCGAACCAGTTCCAACACCAACACCAAAACCATCGACAGGGAAGAAACCAAATCCAAGTCAGTCACATAGTCATTCCGATTCATACGGTGTCTATGTACAAGATATGATCACGTTTAATGATCAATGGCAAGCACTTGCTGGTGCTCGTTTTGACGAAACGCGTAGTAGTGGTCGTAAAGATAACGCTCTATCGCCTAAGCTAGCTGTGATTTACCATCCTGCAGAAAATGGCTCACTGTACCTGACTTATTCTGAAAGCTTTGAGCATCAAGGCGAGGTATCAGGCAGTGAATACGTGAATGATGGTCAACAGCTAGATCCTCGTCGTGGTAAGCTTTACGAATTTGGTACGAAGTGGAATCTACTAGACGATTCACTGTACTTAACAGGTGCGCTTTTTGATATTACAGAAGAAGGCCGAACGTTTGTAGAAGAACTTAGCAATGGCATGAAAGATATGACACAAGCTGGTGAACAAAATCACCGTGGTGTTGAAGTTTCTGCGCAAGGCTTTATTACTGAAAAGTTATCATTAAGTGCTTCGGCGATGTACCTAAATGCAGAGTACGTGAAATATCAATCACGAGGTACAGACTATTCTGGAAACCGTCCAGCAGACGTACCTGAATACTCAGCTAGTGTATGGTCTCGTTACAGCTTCGTGACTGGCACTGACATGAACTTAGGTGTGATTTACGTAGGTGAGCGTTTTGGTGATGCAGCAAATACCTTCCAAAAAGACAGCTACACGCGCGTAGATTTAGGTGTGGCACACACTTATAAATACGATGAAAAGCTAGACATCATTGGCCGACTAAACGTGGAAAATGTATTTGATACTGAATACTTTGGCGGTGGCGGCAGTAAAGATGGTGAAGGTTACAAAAACGTTGTTGTTGGCGAAGGTCGTAACTTCATGGCTTCAATTCAATTCCGTTACTAA
- a CDS encoding MotA/TolQ/ExbB proton channel family protein gives MGFSLSEALHSTVFEAWWLSLSHFMDQGGLILWWLAAVVVLCWLLVIERVLYLFVTYPAQKKQWLAQWHQRDDQTSWYAHAIRDGWLSEARIALNQNLNLIKVLVAICPMLGLLGTVTGMISVFDVMATQGSSQPRLMASGISLATLPTMAGMVAALAGMFVHARLSKACLWREQKLEKLLRSR, from the coding sequence ATGGGATTCAGTCTTTCAGAAGCCTTGCATTCAACGGTTTTCGAAGCCTGGTGGTTGTCACTATCACATTTCATGGACCAAGGCGGCCTTATTTTATGGTGGTTGGCCGCCGTGGTTGTACTGTGCTGGTTGTTGGTGATTGAACGCGTCTTGTATTTATTTGTGACTTATCCTGCTCAGAAAAAGCAGTGGTTAGCGCAATGGCATCAACGTGACGATCAAACATCTTGGTATGCGCATGCTATCCGCGATGGTTGGTTAAGCGAAGCGCGTATCGCCCTTAATCAGAATCTGAATTTGATTAAAGTGTTAGTGGCTATTTGCCCTATGTTGGGCTTACTTGGCACGGTAACCGGTATGATCTCGGTATTTGATGTGATGGCAACGCAAGGTAGTAGCCAACCACGATTAATGGCATCAGGTATTTCTTTAGCGACTTTACCGACGATGGCGGGCATGGTTGCTGCGTTAGCGGGAATGTTTGTTCACGCACGTTTATCAAAAGCGTGTTTATGGCGTGAACAAAAACTAGAAAAATTATTAAGGAGCCGATGA
- a CDS encoding MotA/TolQ/ExbB proton channel family protein: MKIKALVAALCLFSLPLTATANTELLQSTQQEQKVQRAHDQARESGFKHTEQNIKAQRNALIAQRNQLQQETEQLSDTFSDNENKLAILEEHLRLETGSLGELFGVVRQTAKDLKSELGASVTAADRHQYNHVIGDIVDAKALPSLPQLTGLWLSMEEQIKASGELADVNVPYINGEGHKSSVHAYRLGSLGMIADHGYIEWDGAKNTAKPYLKQPDNGPVFSDFTQANQVQSVVVDPSRGMMLAQLANEPDLKDRLAHGGVVGKIILGLLAIGAVIALFRGGKLMMTRQQIRTQLKNPEQPGNNPLGRVLSVYNKEQNRSVEALELRLLETIVDEQQSLEKGLSMLKLLAALAPMLGLLGTVTGMIETFQVITQFGNGDPKVMAGGISTALVTTVLGLISAMPLLLAHNVLSTQAENIRNILEKQGISLVAEQAEKVGKAA, encoded by the coding sequence ATGAAAATCAAAGCGTTAGTTGCAGCACTGTGCCTATTTAGCTTACCGCTTACGGCAACAGCGAATACCGAATTATTACAAAGCACTCAACAAGAGCAAAAAGTACAACGCGCACACGATCAAGCGCGTGAATCTGGCTTTAAGCACACAGAACAAAACATCAAGGCACAACGAAACGCCTTGATTGCACAGCGTAACCAGCTACAGCAAGAAACAGAACAGCTGAGCGATACCTTTAGTGATAATGAAAATAAACTCGCTATTCTTGAAGAGCATTTACGTTTAGAAACGGGCAGTTTAGGCGAGTTATTTGGTGTGGTTCGTCAAACCGCGAAAGATTTGAAAAGCGAGCTAGGTGCTTCTGTTACCGCCGCTGATCGTCACCAATACAACCATGTTATTGGCGATATTGTGGATGCGAAAGCCTTGCCATCATTACCTCAGCTAACAGGCTTGTGGTTAAGTATGGAAGAGCAGATTAAGGCAAGTGGTGAACTTGCTGATGTTAACGTGCCATACATTAACGGTGAGGGTCACAAATCGAGTGTTCATGCGTACCGTTTAGGTAGCTTAGGCATGATTGCCGATCACGGTTACATCGAATGGGATGGTGCTAAAAACACGGCAAAACCTTACTTAAAACAACCAGACAATGGCCCGGTATTTTCTGACTTTACTCAAGCAAACCAAGTCCAGTCGGTTGTGGTCGATCCATCGCGTGGCATGATGTTGGCGCAGCTTGCCAATGAACCCGATTTGAAAGATCGTCTCGCACACGGCGGTGTCGTCGGTAAGATTATTTTGGGCTTATTAGCTATCGGTGCTGTGATTGCGCTGTTCCGTGGCGGTAAATTGATGATGACTCGTCAACAGATCCGTACGCAGTTGAAAAATCCAGAACAGCCGGGCAATAACCCATTGGGCCGTGTTCTTTCTGTTTACAATAAAGAACAAAACCGCAGTGTTGAAGCGCTTGAATTGCGTTTGCTTGAAACTATCGTCGATGAGCAGCAAAGCCTAGAAAAAGGCCTATCCATGCTGAAATTATTAGCGGCATTAGCACCGATGTTAGGCTTGCTGGGTACAGTAACCGGCATGATCGAAACCTTCCAAGTGATTACTCAATTTGGTAACGGCGACCCTAAAGTGATGGCTGGCGGTATCTCGACGGCCTTGGTAACGACGGTACTGGGTTTGATCTCTGCGATGCCACTACTGTTAGCGCATAACGTATTAAGCACACAAGCTGAGAACATCCGTAATATCTTGGAAAAACAGGGCATCAGCCTCGTTGCTGAACAAGCCGAGAAAGTAGGAAAAGCAGCCTAA
- a CDS encoding tetratricopeptide repeat protein, producing the protein MIKTLTKTLVLPLGVALGLAFSSNIATAGEQLSQYTAGKVQRAHQLQQDEKTAEAIALLAGLTPSKAYDKAFVQRMLGVFYWQQGNTKLAISNLTRAVDSGLLLDEQAWITQRMLADILLSNEEFKQALPHYYALTKSIPENQKADELWLRIAQSHYQLEDWKPVLSAIKRYESLHRKDEVQPLTIKLGAQLQLQQWKSSLPTLQRLIILEPNKLVWWQQTAGIQLRLSRSKDALATLALAKRQGVELSQQDLRTLAQLYAQQGIPERAAKLLAELDNAQADAQLLADQASYWQMAKEWDQSIRYWRLAAAKNNKHRWALAQLLLQEGRHKTALKELDKVSGRKSDVELARVRAYYKLESFEQALIHAKRANNIKASPASKSWIKYLTQMRKMQQSQVNEPQLTAI; encoded by the coding sequence ATGATCAAGACATTAACTAAAACCTTAGTGCTACCTTTAGGCGTCGCACTTGGCCTTGCTTTTAGTAGCAATATCGCCACCGCAGGTGAACAACTGTCGCAATATACGGCGGGCAAAGTTCAGCGTGCACATCAATTGCAGCAGGACGAAAAAACAGCAGAAGCGATTGCGTTATTAGCGGGTTTAACGCCGTCAAAAGCTTACGATAAAGCTTTTGTTCAACGTATGCTCGGGGTTTTTTATTGGCAACAGGGTAATACTAAACTAGCGATTAGCAATTTAACTCGAGCGGTTGATAGTGGTTTGTTGCTCGATGAACAAGCGTGGATCACTCAACGTATGCTGGCTGATATCTTGTTATCGAATGAAGAATTTAAACAGGCGCTACCGCATTACTACGCGTTAACCAAGTCTATCCCTGAGAATCAAAAAGCCGATGAACTGTGGCTACGTATAGCGCAGTCTCACTATCAGCTTGAAGATTGGAAGCCGGTATTATCTGCGATCAAGCGCTATGAAAGCCTACATCGTAAAGATGAAGTTCAGCCGTTAACAATCAAGTTGGGGGCACAGCTTCAGTTGCAACAATGGAAGTCATCATTACCAACTTTACAGCGCTTGATTATCTTAGAGCCGAATAAGTTGGTTTGGTGGCAACAAACGGCTGGGATTCAATTACGTCTGAGCCGTTCAAAAGATGCATTAGCTACTTTAGCGTTGGCTAAACGCCAGGGTGTCGAGTTGAGTCAGCAAGATCTTCGCACTTTAGCACAGCTTTATGCTCAGCAAGGTATTCCTGAACGAGCAGCTAAGTTATTAGCTGAACTTGATAATGCGCAAGCGGATGCTCAGCTGTTAGCCGATCAAGCCTCTTATTGGCAAATGGCGAAAGAGTGGGATCAATCTATTCGGTATTGGCGTTTAGCGGCGGCCAAAAACAATAAGCACCGTTGGGCGCTGGCACAGTTGCTATTGCAAGAAGGTAGGCATAAAACGGCATTGAAAGAGCTCGATAAAGTGTCAGGACGAAAATCAGATGTCGAGTTAGCGCGGGTACGTGCTTACTACAAACTGGAATCGTTTGAACAAGCACTCATTCATGCTAAACGTGCCAACAATATTAAAGCGAGTCCTGCGTCAAAAAGCTGGATTAAGTATTTAACGCAGATGCGTAAAATGCAGCAATCACAAGTGAATGAGCCACAACTGACAGCAATTTAA
- a CDS encoding autoinducer 2 ABC transporter substrate-binding protein, with translation MKKVLFNVAALTLALATAGVQAKDYEIVNVVKVSGIPWFNQMNKGIDQAAVDFGVNARQLGPSTPDPAQQVKIIEDLIAKGVDAITVVPNDVTVLEPVFKKAREKGIIVLTHESPDGHSADWDIETIDNQAYAKATMDELAKNMGKKGGYAVYVGSLTVPLHNNWANLAIDYQKMAYPDMYEVTSRMPVAESIDASYAATNDLMKAHPDMAGIVSYGSLGAIGAGEAIKKKRAKNKMTTVGIMMPSQAAPYLMRGEIDKGFLWNPADAGYAMVAVAKQMLDGKKVADGVTIDNLGVAEIDKEKRVIKFNKILEVDKSNARELGF, from the coding sequence ATGAAAAAGGTTTTGTTCAATGTTGCTGCCCTTACACTTGCTTTAGCTACGGCAGGCGTTCAGGCAAAAGACTATGAAATTGTGAACGTCGTGAAGGTGTCTGGTATCCCATGGTTCAACCAAATGAACAAAGGTATCGATCAAGCAGCTGTTGATTTTGGCGTGAATGCGCGTCAACTTGGCCCATCAACCCCAGATCCTGCTCAGCAAGTTAAGATCATTGAAGATCTGATTGCGAAAGGGGTAGATGCAATCACAGTTGTACCTAACGATGTGACGGTTTTAGAGCCTGTATTTAAGAAAGCTCGTGAGAAAGGCATTATTGTCCTAACTCACGAATCACCAGATGGCCACAGTGCAGACTGGGATATTGAAACCATTGATAATCAAGCTTATGCCAAAGCAACCATGGATGAGCTTGCTAAAAATATGGGCAAGAAAGGCGGATATGCGGTGTACGTTGGCTCGTTAACTGTACCATTACATAACAACTGGGCAAACTTAGCGATTGATTACCAAAAAATGGCTTACCCAGATATGTATGAAGTGACCAGCCGTATGCCGGTTGCAGAGAGCATTGATGCATCATATGCAGCGACCAATGACTTAATGAAAGCGCACCCAGATATGGCGGGTATCGTTTCTTATGGTTCACTAGGCGCTATTGGTGCGGGTGAAGCGATTAAGAAGAAACGTGCTAAGAACAAAATGACCACAGTCGGCATCATGATGCCAAGTCAGGCTGCACCATATTTGATGCGCGGTGAAATTGATAAAGGTTTCTTATGGAACCCAGCGGATGCGGGCTATGCCATGGTTGCTGTTGCTAAGCAAATGCTGGATGGCAAGAAAGTGGCTGACGGTGTGACTATCGACAACCTTGGTGTGGCAGAAATCGATAAAGAAAAACGCGTGATCAAGTTTAACAAAATCCTTGAAGTGGATAAGTCAAACGCACGTGAATTAGGTTTCTAA
- a CDS encoding sugar ABC transporter ATP-binding protein, translated as MSNEAFITLKRVSKHFGSVKALDGINLTFNKGEVHCLAGKNGCGKSTLFKVISGVHAPEKGAEIILDGKSYSQLNPQQSIEHGIQVIYQDLSLFPNLTVAENIAVQDHMAWTKGLVKQSRLNTIAQTAMDKVGVSLPLTKRVEQLSIAECQLVAICRAMASDAKLVIMDEPTASLTRTEVNNLISVVADLKSKGITVVFVSHKLDEVMEISDRITVIRDGKTIGTYPAEEMNSDELAFLMTGQRFEFSPLGEYKQQGEVKLEVNNLTKKGQFDDINLQVRAGEIVSITGLLGSGRTELCLALFGMTKPDSGQIKVNGKPVAFSSNRDAIEHGIGYVSEDRMSTGLVMEQSIQDNTTATVLPRLRKQNGFLDHVKATHLVKKLISSLSIKVADPMLPVTSLSGGNAQRISIAKWIAAEPEVLILDSPTVGVDIANKESIYQIAKDLALKGMAIIMVSDEIPEVFYNSHRVIVMKDGRFSHDFHPVTSSEKEIMEAVNA; from the coding sequence ATGTCAAACGAAGCATTCATTACCTTAAAACGTGTATCCAAACACTTTGGTTCCGTTAAGGCCCTTGATGGCATCAACTTAACCTTTAATAAAGGGGAAGTGCATTGTCTTGCAGGAAAAAACGGTTGCGGAAAAAGCACGCTATTTAAAGTTATCTCTGGGGTTCATGCACCTGAAAAAGGGGCAGAGATTATCCTGGATGGTAAAAGCTATTCTCAGCTAAATCCGCAACAATCCATTGAGCACGGTATCCAAGTTATTTACCAAGACTTATCTTTGTTTCCCAACCTGACTGTCGCTGAAAATATTGCAGTACAAGACCACATGGCTTGGACCAAAGGCCTTGTTAAGCAATCTCGTTTGAATACTATTGCGCAAACAGCGATGGATAAAGTGGGTGTCTCGCTACCGTTAACCAAACGTGTAGAGCAACTGTCGATTGCAGAATGTCAGTTGGTTGCTATTTGTCGTGCCATGGCTTCAGACGCCAAGCTGGTGATCATGGATGAACCGACAGCTTCGTTAACCCGTACTGAAGTGAATAATTTAATAAGCGTTGTTGCTGATCTTAAGTCTAAAGGCATCACAGTGGTGTTTGTTAGCCACAAGCTTGATGAGGTAATGGAAATCTCTGACCGTATAACGGTTATTCGCGACGGTAAAACCATAGGTACCTACCCAGCAGAAGAGATGAACAGTGATGAACTGGCTTTCTTGATGACAGGACAGCGTTTTGAATTTTCGCCATTGGGAGAGTACAAGCAACAAGGCGAAGTGAAGCTTGAGGTCAATAATCTAACCAAAAAAGGCCAGTTTGATGATATTAACCTGCAAGTACGTGCTGGTGAGATCGTGTCGATAACGGGTTTACTTGGCTCTGGTCGTACAGAATTATGTTTAGCGCTATTTGGTATGACGAAGCCCGATAGTGGTCAAATAAAAGTGAATGGTAAACCGGTGGCGTTTAGCTCAAATAGAGATGCGATTGAGCACGGTATTGGTTACGTGTCAGAAGACCGAATGAGCACAGGGTTAGTCATGGAGCAATCGATCCAAGACAACACAACCGCGACGGTTTTACCTCGATTAAGAAAACAAAATGGTTTCCTCGACCACGTTAAGGCGACCCATTTAGTTAAAAAGCTTATTTCTTCGTTATCAATCAAAGTTGCCGATCCTATGTTACCTGTGACGAGTTTATCGGGTGGTAATGCGCAGCGTATTTCTATCGCAAAATGGATTGCCGCAGAGCCTGAGGTATTAATCCTCGACTCCCCAACGGTTGGCGTTGATATTGCGAATAAAGAAAGTATTTACCAGATAGCAAAAGATCTCGCGTTGAAGGGGATGGCAATCATTATGGTCAGTGATGAAATTCCTGAAGTGTTTTATAACAGTCACCGTGTGATCGTGATGAAAGATGGACGTTTTTCTCATGATTTTCATCCAGTAACATCGTCAGAAAAAGAGATCATGGAGGCCGTCAATGCGTGA
- a CDS encoding energy transducer TonB, giving the protein MRRLLIALPLAVVVTLGLFTFMAWMVDNGHRGKPESGEVLAFDMVMVEQERDAQRRQRAVPEKPDTPEPPPEAKPMAKAQAVATSMPNTPTLALDMAATGVAISMPEFSDFGANQQAMPLYRVEPRYPARALKQGAEGFVVMSFTIDPQGRPTDVAILDAKPRRLFEKEAIRALRKWKYQPKVVDGKAIAQVGQTVRLEFKLSK; this is encoded by the coding sequence ATGCGTCGATTATTGATCGCTTTACCTTTAGCGGTTGTGGTGACTTTGGGCTTGTTCACGTTTATGGCATGGATGGTCGATAACGGCCATCGAGGTAAACCTGAGTCAGGTGAAGTCTTAGCTTTTGATATGGTGATGGTCGAGCAAGAACGCGATGCGCAGCGTCGTCAACGTGCCGTACCTGAAAAGCCTGATACACCAGAACCACCGCCAGAAGCAAAACCGATGGCGAAAGCACAAGCTGTTGCGACCTCGATGCCGAACACACCGACCTTAGCACTAGATATGGCAGCGACAGGTGTAGCGATTAGCATGCCTGAGTTTTCTGATTTTGGCGCTAATCAACAAGCGATGCCGCTCTATCGTGTCGAGCCCCGTTATCCTGCTCGCGCCTTGAAACAAGGTGCTGAGGGTTTTGTGGTGATGTCGTTCACCATAGATCCGCAGGGTAGGCCAACGGATGTCGCTATATTAGATGCAAAACCACGTCGCTTATTTGAAAAAGAAGCGATTCGAGCACTGCGTAAATGGAAGTACCAGCCTAAAGTTGTTGATGGTAAGGCGATTGCGCAAGTTGGACAAACGGTAAGACTGGAGTTCAAATTAAGCAAATGA
- a CDS encoding ABC transporter permease, whose translation MRDRICLNWAALIKRHEFYLAALIGLMVVGLGVSSEDFLTLGNIFDMSVSSAILGIMACGLFVVLIAGGIDISFPATAAIAQYVMATYVLSIGGNFFIAFLIAAAVGMLLGLINAALVYKLKVPAIIITISTLNLFFGLLIYFSNGAWLYGFPDWFMDGVELFSFVGSDGYDYGLSLPIITLVAVVLFTSFLMSKTRLGRQIYAMGGNADAASRIGINLFGIHLFVYGYMGALAGIASVVQTQITQSVAPNSLMGFELTVLAAVVLGGTSMTGGKGTLMGVVLGVALLAIMKNGLTLLGVPSYWHAVVTGLIIVFSISMTALNEKKQALQGA comes from the coding sequence ATGCGTGATCGTATTTGTTTAAATTGGGCTGCTTTAATCAAGCGCCACGAGTTTTATCTCGCTGCTCTAATTGGTTTAATGGTTGTTGGTTTAGGTGTGAGTTCAGAGGACTTTCTAACCTTAGGCAATATCTTCGATATGTCAGTAAGTTCGGCCATTTTGGGCATCATGGCTTGTGGACTGTTTGTTGTTTTGATTGCGGGCGGGATTGATATTTCATTTCCAGCAACCGCCGCAATTGCGCAGTATGTGATGGCGACGTATGTACTGTCGATTGGTGGCAACTTCTTTATCGCATTTTTGATTGCAGCAGCCGTGGGCATGTTACTTGGTCTTATTAATGCCGCATTGGTGTATAAGCTCAAAGTGCCAGCCATTATCATCACGATTTCAACACTGAATTTGTTCTTTGGCTTACTGATTTACTTTAGCAATGGCGCTTGGCTATACGGTTTCCCTGATTGGTTTATGGATGGCGTTGAGTTGTTCAGCTTTGTGGGTAGCGATGGCTACGATTATGGGCTTTCACTGCCAATCATAACCTTGGTTGCTGTTGTTTTATTTACGTCTTTCTTAATGTCTAAAACCCGTCTTGGACGCCAGATTTATGCGATGGGCGGTAATGCCGATGCTGCAAGTCGAATTGGTATTAATTTATTCGGCATTCATTTGTTTGTATACGGCTACATGGGCGCACTTGCTGGTATTGCTTCTGTTGTCCAAACCCAAATCACTCAATCAGTGGCGCCAAACTCGTTAATGGGTTTTGAGCTTACCGTACTTGCAGCCGTGGTATTAGGCGGAACAAGCATGACAGGTGGTAAAGGAACACTAATGGGGGTGGTTCTTGGGGTGGCATTATTAGCCATTATGAAGAACGGATTAACATTGCTCGGTGTTCCATCTTATTGGCATGCGGTTGTTACTGGTCTCATCATTGTATTCAGTATCAGTATGACGGCACTGAATGAAAAGAAACAAGCATTGCAGGGGGCATAA
- a CDS encoding DUF3450 domain-containing protein, protein MKGFKPSLVCLALSIAMGAQANSLDSARAVENKINKASAVSQTKIDKSAEAALTMQAEIEQLQEEVKNLTVYRDHMARLVANQEQESASLTDQIQGIKDTRQGVVPLMYKMIDGLKVIIAQDKPIKRDQRLARIAKLELMMSQADISDAEKYRRILESYQIEMDYGTKLGVYQGELALTSSDTIEAELLYLGRISLVARSLDGKRYWTWNDQNAGWQALDSQFSSGVDKAFAIANKQVAPSLINLPVSLQATTNNVETK, encoded by the coding sequence ATGAAGGGATTTAAGCCTTCGCTAGTATGTCTAGCGCTGAGTATTGCCATGGGTGCACAAGCGAACAGCTTGGACAGTGCCCGTGCTGTCGAAAACAAGATCAACAAAGCTTCTGCTGTTAGTCAGACCAAAATTGATAAAAGTGCAGAAGCAGCTTTGACGATGCAGGCTGAAATTGAACAGCTTCAGGAAGAAGTGAAAAACCTGACAGTTTACCGTGATCACATGGCACGCTTAGTGGCGAACCAAGAGCAAGAGAGTGCGAGCCTAACCGATCAAATTCAGGGCATTAAAGATACGCGTCAAGGCGTGGTCCCTCTAATGTACAAAATGATCGATGGCCTAAAGGTTATCATTGCACAAGATAAACCGATTAAGCGTGACCAACGATTAGCACGTATTGCCAAGCTAGAGCTGATGATGTCACAAGCTGATATCAGTGATGCAGAAAAATACCGCCGTATTTTAGAAAGCTACCAAATTGAAATGGATTACGGCACTAAGCTGGGTGTTTATCAAGGTGAGCTTGCACTTACCTCCAGCGATACTATTGAAGCTGAACTGCTTTATCTAGGTCGTATCTCGCTAGTGGCTCGTAGCTTAGACGGCAAGCGATACTGGACGTGGAACGATCAAAATGCAGGCTGGCAAGCCCTTGATTCACAGTTCTCATCAGGGGTTGATAAAGCCTTCGCGATTGCAAACAAACAAGTCGCGCCAAGCTTGATAAACCTTCCTGTATCTTTGCAAGCAACAACAAATAACGTGGAGACGAAGTAA